One genomic region from Entelurus aequoreus isolate RoL-2023_Sb linkage group LG14, RoL_Eaeq_v1.1, whole genome shotgun sequence encodes:
- the rcbtb1 gene encoding RCC1 and BTB domain-containing protein 1 isoform X3 — protein MVDVTKWPLFSLMAPQELTSVWKAFVFGASANEAIYITRDDEVYVFGLNCSNCLGTGDCKSTIVPKKLDFLSGKKVVNMSYGSGPHILLVTEDGELFAWGHNGYCQLGNGNTNQGVAPVLVSANLLNKKVTQVACGSHHSMALTNTGEVYAWGYNNCGQVGSGSTANQPHPRRVSSLLQNKIAVSIVCGQTSSMAVVDNGEVFGWGYNGNGQLGLGNNGNQLTPCQLIGLMGLCVQQIVCGYAHSLALTDEGFVYAWGANTYGQLGTGNKSNQLSPIEIMADKERSRIVEVAACHSTHTSAAKTQTGQVYMWGQCRGQSILVPHLTHFTCTDDVFACFAMPSVMWRPLSMEYDDFLTVAQSLKKEFDNPETADLKFCVDGKYICVHKAILKIRCEHFRSMFQSHWNEDAKEVIEVDQFSFPVYRSFLEFLYTDEVELPPEDAIGLLDLATSYCENRLKRLCQHVIKRGITVENAFTLLSAAVRYDAEVGPPSTP, from the exons ATGGTGGACGTCACCAAATGGCCCCTCTTCAGCTTGATGGCGCCCCAGGAGTTGACCTCTGTATGGAAAGCGTTTGTGTTTGGAGCGTCCGCCAACGAGGCCATCTACATCACCAGGGACGATGAG GTGTATGTTTTTGGGCTCAACTGCAGTAACTGCCTGGGCACTGGAGACTGCAAGAGCACCATCGTCCCAAAGAAGCTGGACTTCCTAAGCGGCAAGAAGGTGGTCAACATGAGCTACGGCAGCGGTCCGCACATCCTGCTGGTCACTGAGG ACGGAGAACTATTCGCCTGGGGACACAATGGCTACTGCCAGCTGGGCAATGGGAACACCAACCAAGGGGTGGCGCCGGTGCTCGTGTCAGCCAACTTGCTCAATAAGAAGGTCACTCAGGTGGCTTGTGGTTCCCACCACTCCATGGCTCTCACCAACACTGGAGAG GTGTACGCGTGGGGTTACAACAACTGCGGTCAAGTAGGTTCCGGTTCCACCGCCAACCAGCCTCACCCACGCCGAGTCTCCAGCCTCCTCCAGAACAAGATAGCCGTCAGCATTGTCTGTGGACAGACTTCATCCATGGCAGTGGTGGACAACGGAGAG GTGTTCGGTTGGGGTTACAACGGCAATGGACAGCTGGGACTAGGAAATAACGGAAACCAGCTGACTCCGTGTCAACTGATTGGTCTGATGGGTCTGTGTGTGCAACAG ATCGTGTGTGGTTATGCACATTCTTTGGCTCTGACCGACGAAGGCTTCGTGTACGCCTGGGGCGCCAACACGTACGGACAGCTGGGCACTGGGAACAAGAGCAACCAGCTCAGCCCGATCGAGATCATGGCCGACAAAGAAAGGTCCCG GATCGTGGAGGTGGCCGCCTGCCACTCCACACACACGTCGGCCGCCAAGACCCAGACCGGCCAGGTGTACATGTGGGGGCAGTGCAGGGGTCAGTCCATACTAGTGCCCCACCTCACACACTTCACCTGCACCGACGACGTCTTCGCCTGCTTCGCCATGCCCTCTGTGATGTGGAGGCCTCTGTCCATGg AGTATGATGACTTCCTGACGGTGGCTCAGTCTCTGAAGAAAGAGTTCGACAACCCAGAGACGGCCGACCTCAAGTTCTGTGTGGATGGGAAGTACATCTGCGTCCACAAAGCAATCCTCAAGATCAG GTGTGAACACTTCCGCTCCATGTTCCAGTCTCACTGGAATGAAGATGCCAAGGAGGTGATTGAGGTCGATCAGTTCTCCTTCCCGGTGTATCGTTCCTTCCTGGAGTTCCTGTACACGGACGAGGTGGAGCTTCCTCCCGAGGACGCCATCGGCCTGCTGGACTTGGCCACTTCCTACTGCGAGAACCGCCTGAAGCGTCTGTGCCAGCACGTCATCAAGAGAGGCATCACGGTGGAGAACGCCTTCACCCTGCTGTCCGCCGCCGTGCGCTACGACGCCGAGGTCGGGCCTCCTTCTACCCCGTAA
- the rcbtb1 gene encoding RCC1 and BTB domain-containing protein 1 isoform X2 — protein sequence MVDVTKWPLFSLMAPQELTSVWKAFVFGASANEAIYITRDDEVYVFGLNCSNCLGTGDCKSTIVPKKLDFLSGKKVVNMSYGSGPHILLVTEDGELFAWGHNGYCQLGNGNTNQGVAPVLVSANLLNKKVTQVACGSHHSMALTNTGEVYAWGYNNCGQVGSGSTANQPHPRRVSSLLQNKIAVSIVCGQTSSMAVVDNGEVFGWGYNGNGQLGLGNNGNQLTPCQLIGLMGLCVQQIVCGYAHSLALTDEGFVYAWGANTYGQLGTGNKSNQLSPIEIMADKERIVEVAACHSTHTSAAKTQTGQVYMWGQCRGQSILVPHLTHFTCTDDVFACFAMPSVMWRPLSMEYDDFLTVAQSLKKEFDNPETADLKFCVDGKYICVHKAILKIRCEHFRSMFQSHWNEDAKEVIEVDQFSFPVYRSFLEFLYTDEVELPPEDAIGLLDLATSYCENRLKRLCQHVIKRGITVENAFTLLSAAVRYDAEDLEDFCFRFCVNHLTQVTQTASFWQIDGKLLKDFICRASRYGAFNN from the exons ATGGTGGACGTCACCAAATGGCCCCTCTTCAGCTTGATGGCGCCCCAGGAGTTGACCTCTGTATGGAAAGCGTTTGTGTTTGGAGCGTCCGCCAACGAGGCCATCTACATCACCAGGGACGATGAG GTGTATGTTTTTGGGCTCAACTGCAGTAACTGCCTGGGCACTGGAGACTGCAAGAGCACCATCGTCCCAAAGAAGCTGGACTTCCTAAGCGGCAAGAAGGTGGTCAACATGAGCTACGGCAGCGGTCCGCACATCCTGCTGGTCACTGAGG ACGGAGAACTATTCGCCTGGGGACACAATGGCTACTGCCAGCTGGGCAATGGGAACACCAACCAAGGGGTGGCGCCGGTGCTCGTGTCAGCCAACTTGCTCAATAAGAAGGTCACTCAGGTGGCTTGTGGTTCCCACCACTCCATGGCTCTCACCAACACTGGAGAG GTGTACGCGTGGGGTTACAACAACTGCGGTCAAGTAGGTTCCGGTTCCACCGCCAACCAGCCTCACCCACGCCGAGTCTCCAGCCTCCTCCAGAACAAGATAGCCGTCAGCATTGTCTGTGGACAGACTTCATCCATGGCAGTGGTGGACAACGGAGAG GTGTTCGGTTGGGGTTACAACGGCAATGGACAGCTGGGACTAGGAAATAACGGAAACCAGCTGACTCCGTGTCAACTGATTGGTCTGATGGGTCTGTGTGTGCAACAG ATCGTGTGTGGTTATGCACATTCTTTGGCTCTGACCGACGAAGGCTTCGTGTACGCCTGGGGCGCCAACACGTACGGACAGCTGGGCACTGGGAACAAGAGCAACCAGCTCAGCCCGATCGAGATCATGGCCGACAAAGAAAG GATCGTGGAGGTGGCCGCCTGCCACTCCACACACACGTCGGCCGCCAAGACCCAGACCGGCCAGGTGTACATGTGGGGGCAGTGCAGGGGTCAGTCCATACTAGTGCCCCACCTCACACACTTCACCTGCACCGACGACGTCTTCGCCTGCTTCGCCATGCCCTCTGTGATGTGGAGGCCTCTGTCCATGg AGTATGATGACTTCCTGACGGTGGCTCAGTCTCTGAAGAAAGAGTTCGACAACCCAGAGACGGCCGACCTCAAGTTCTGTGTGGATGGGAAGTACATCTGCGTCCACAAAGCAATCCTCAAGATCAG GTGTGAACACTTCCGCTCCATGTTCCAGTCTCACTGGAATGAAGATGCCAAGGAGGTGATTGAGGTCGATCAGTTCTCCTTCCCGGTGTATCGTTCCTTCCTGGAGTTCCTGTACACGGACGAGGTGGAGCTTCCTCCCGAGGACGCCATCGGCCTGCTGGACTTGGCCACTTCCTACTGCGAGAACCGCCTGAAGCGTCTGTGCCAGCACGTCATCAAGAGAGGCATCACGGTGGAGAACGCCTTCACCCTGCTGTCCGCCGCCGTGCGCTACGACGCCGAG GACTTGGAGGACTTCTGCTTCAGGTTCTGCGTGAACCACCTGACCCAGGTGACGCAGACGGCTTCTTTTTGGCAGATCGATGGGAAGCTGCTCAAAGACTTCATTTGTCGAGCGAGTCGCTACGGCGCCTTCAACAACTGA
- the rcbtb1 gene encoding RCC1 and BTB domain-containing protein 1 isoform X1: MVDVTKWPLFSLMAPQELTSVWKAFVFGASANEAIYITRDDEVYVFGLNCSNCLGTGDCKSTIVPKKLDFLSGKKVVNMSYGSGPHILLVTEDGELFAWGHNGYCQLGNGNTNQGVAPVLVSANLLNKKVTQVACGSHHSMALTNTGEVYAWGYNNCGQVGSGSTANQPHPRRVSSLLQNKIAVSIVCGQTSSMAVVDNGEVFGWGYNGNGQLGLGNNGNQLTPCQLIGLMGLCVQQIVCGYAHSLALTDEGFVYAWGANTYGQLGTGNKSNQLSPIEIMADKERSRIVEVAACHSTHTSAAKTQTGQVYMWGQCRGQSILVPHLTHFTCTDDVFACFAMPSVMWRPLSMEYDDFLTVAQSLKKEFDNPETADLKFCVDGKYICVHKAILKIRCEHFRSMFQSHWNEDAKEVIEVDQFSFPVYRSFLEFLYTDEVELPPEDAIGLLDLATSYCENRLKRLCQHVIKRGITVENAFTLLSAAVRYDAEDLEDFCFRFCVNHLTQVTQTASFWQIDGKLLKDFICRASRYGAFNN; the protein is encoded by the exons ATGGTGGACGTCACCAAATGGCCCCTCTTCAGCTTGATGGCGCCCCAGGAGTTGACCTCTGTATGGAAAGCGTTTGTGTTTGGAGCGTCCGCCAACGAGGCCATCTACATCACCAGGGACGATGAG GTGTATGTTTTTGGGCTCAACTGCAGTAACTGCCTGGGCACTGGAGACTGCAAGAGCACCATCGTCCCAAAGAAGCTGGACTTCCTAAGCGGCAAGAAGGTGGTCAACATGAGCTACGGCAGCGGTCCGCACATCCTGCTGGTCACTGAGG ACGGAGAACTATTCGCCTGGGGACACAATGGCTACTGCCAGCTGGGCAATGGGAACACCAACCAAGGGGTGGCGCCGGTGCTCGTGTCAGCCAACTTGCTCAATAAGAAGGTCACTCAGGTGGCTTGTGGTTCCCACCACTCCATGGCTCTCACCAACACTGGAGAG GTGTACGCGTGGGGTTACAACAACTGCGGTCAAGTAGGTTCCGGTTCCACCGCCAACCAGCCTCACCCACGCCGAGTCTCCAGCCTCCTCCAGAACAAGATAGCCGTCAGCATTGTCTGTGGACAGACTTCATCCATGGCAGTGGTGGACAACGGAGAG GTGTTCGGTTGGGGTTACAACGGCAATGGACAGCTGGGACTAGGAAATAACGGAAACCAGCTGACTCCGTGTCAACTGATTGGTCTGATGGGTCTGTGTGTGCAACAG ATCGTGTGTGGTTATGCACATTCTTTGGCTCTGACCGACGAAGGCTTCGTGTACGCCTGGGGCGCCAACACGTACGGACAGCTGGGCACTGGGAACAAGAGCAACCAGCTCAGCCCGATCGAGATCATGGCCGACAAAGAAAGGTCCCG GATCGTGGAGGTGGCCGCCTGCCACTCCACACACACGTCGGCCGCCAAGACCCAGACCGGCCAGGTGTACATGTGGGGGCAGTGCAGGGGTCAGTCCATACTAGTGCCCCACCTCACACACTTCACCTGCACCGACGACGTCTTCGCCTGCTTCGCCATGCCCTCTGTGATGTGGAGGCCTCTGTCCATGg AGTATGATGACTTCCTGACGGTGGCTCAGTCTCTGAAGAAAGAGTTCGACAACCCAGAGACGGCCGACCTCAAGTTCTGTGTGGATGGGAAGTACATCTGCGTCCACAAAGCAATCCTCAAGATCAG GTGTGAACACTTCCGCTCCATGTTCCAGTCTCACTGGAATGAAGATGCCAAGGAGGTGATTGAGGTCGATCAGTTCTCCTTCCCGGTGTATCGTTCCTTCCTGGAGTTCCTGTACACGGACGAGGTGGAGCTTCCTCCCGAGGACGCCATCGGCCTGCTGGACTTGGCCACTTCCTACTGCGAGAACCGCCTGAAGCGTCTGTGCCAGCACGTCATCAAGAGAGGCATCACGGTGGAGAACGCCTTCACCCTGCTGTCCGCCGCCGTGCGCTACGACGCCGAG GACTTGGAGGACTTCTGCTTCAGGTTCTGCGTGAACCACCTGACCCAGGTGACGCAGACGGCTTCTTTTTGGCAGATCGATGGGAAGCTGCTCAAAGACTTCATTTGTCGAGCGAGTCGCTACGGCGCCTTCAACAACTGA